A portion of the Pseudorasbora parva isolate DD20220531a chromosome 1, ASM2467924v1, whole genome shotgun sequence genome contains these proteins:
- the caprin1a gene encoding caprin-1a isoform X3, translating to MPSVTTGDNAVHSSSPDLGSAPSEALKQVLGVIDKKVRNMEKKKSKLDDYQTRKNKGERLNQDQLEALSKAPEVAHNLDFARELQKNFLALNVEIQKTVKKATRREQLKREDAERKRLKAVLEVQYLLEQLGEESVRQDLTQSSGDAPLLTESELTGLDEFYKLIGPERDSSVRLAEQFEEASVHLWELLEGRDKAVAGTTYKALKETLDKMLLSGYFDRAPTHQNGVCEEETGAAAAAAESSESEDRPAEPEGSAQEYTETIEVESTEFVNRQFVPETTYCSSEKEQGTEWNTSSPAVSALQQPQQPPAAMSPALVSSEPHALNTVLPPPATDPVVRKQAVQDLMAQMQGTFNFMQDSMLEFEGPPLDPAIVSAQPMKPAQMVCPPESRLPQHNALSVQPEHTQVPMVSAPKESYSSTPPLYQPPHNSEPRPQTDSIDPLQVFNMNAPVPPTSEMDSQKISSQYQSSYGQGYSTQTNLPAEQQEMPQEALQSVVGPFHSQDQGIPSAAGPQPAPQQPSGQGTGFGRPGQSFYSNRAMPRAGPRNPRGALNGYRGPSNGFRGGYDGYRAPFPNTPNTGYGQTQFSTPRDYSNNTYQRDGYQQSFKRGATQGPRGCSRGRGGSYRSSRGMGPMAAQQTS from the exons ATGCCATCAGTGACCACTGGCGACAATGCTGTTCACTCCTCCAGTCCGGATTTGGGCTCTGCACCATCTGAAGCCCTCAAGCAAGTTCTTGGTGTAATTGACAAGAAGGTTCGCAACATGGAAAAGAAAAAG AGCAAGCTGGATGATTACCAGACAAGGAAGAACAAAGGAGAACGCCTCAACCAGGATCAGCTG GAGGCTTTATCTAAAGCGCCGGAGGTGGCTCACAACTTGGACTTTGCCCGTGAGTTGCAGAAGAATTTCCTGGCTTTAAATGTGGAg ATCCAGAAAACGGTGAAAAAGGCGACACGACGGGAGCAGTTGAAGAGGGAGGACGCAGAGCGCAAGAGACTGAAGGCAGTGCTGGAGGTGCAGTATCTGCTGGAGCAGCTGGGGGAGGAGAGCGTGAGGCAGGACCTGACTCAGTCCAGTGGGGACGCCCCCTTGCTAACAGAGTCAGAGCTCACGGGCCTGGACGAGTTCTACAAGCTGATTGGGCCTGAGCGGGACTCTAGCGTAAG GTTGGCCGAGCAGTTTGAGGAAGCATCCGTGCATTTGTGGGAGCTTTTGGAAGGAAGGGATAAAGCTGTGGCTGGAACCACAT ACAAAGCCCTTAAGGAAACCTTGGACAAGATGCTGCTAAGTGGGTACTTTGACCGTGCACCAACACATCAGAATGGCGTGTGTGAAGAGGAGACGGGGGCCGCAGCAGCAGCGGCGGAGTCATCCGAGAGCGAGGACCGCCCCGCTGAGCCAG AGGGTTCTGCTCAAGAATACACAGAAACTATTGAGGTTGAATCAACAGAG TTTGTAAACAGACAGTTCGTTCCAGAAACCACCTACTGCAGCAGTGAAAAAGAACAAGGAACAGAGTGGAACACAAGTTCTCCG GCGGTTAGTGCCCTTCAGCAACCTCAGCAGCCACCTGCAGCCATGAGCCCAGCTCTGGTCAGCTCAGAACCACATGCGCTGAACACCGTCCTCCCTCCCCCTGCAACAGATCCTGTGGTCCGAAAGCAAGCAGTCCAAGATCTCATGGCTCAAATGCAGGGTACCTTCAACTTTATGCAG GACTCCATGCTAGAGTTCGAGGGACCGCCTTTAGATCCTGCAATTGTGTCGGCACAGCCCATGAAACCTGCTCAGATGGTCTGTCCACCAG AATCCAGACTCCCCCAACACAATGCTCTTTCTGTGCAGCCTGAACACACGCAA GTCCCGATGGTCTCGGCTCCAAAAGAATCTTACTCCTCCACACCTCCTCTCTATCAGCCCCCTCATAACTCCGAGCCTCGACCGCAGACCGACTCCATTGACCCCCTGCAG GTGTTCAATATGAATGCTCCAGTTCCCCCAACCAGTGAGATGGACTCTCAGAAGATTTCTAGCCAATATCAGAGCAGTTATGGTCAAGGCTACAGCACACAAACCAACCTTCCAGCTGAACAGCAGGAAATGCCCCAAGAAGCCTTGCAGTCAG tAGTTGGCCCTTTCCATTCTCAAGACCAAGGTATTCCGTCTGCAGCGGGACCCCAACCAGCACCTCAGCAGCCCTCAGGACAGGGTACAGGGTTTGGGCGGCCAGGTCAGTCATTTTACAGCAACAGAGCAATGCCACGAGCTGGACCCAGAAATCCTAGAGGGGCTTTGAACGGCTACCGTGGACCATCAAATGGATTTAGAG GTGGATATGATGGGTATCGTGCTCCATTCCCCAACACTCCTAACACGGGATATGGGCAAACTCAATTCAGCACTCCGCGAGATTACTCCAACAACACTTACCAACGG GATGGATATCAGCAAAGCTTCAAGCGAGGAGCTACCCAGGGACCTCGAGGTTGCTCTCGAG GACGTGGGGGATCATATCGGTCCAGCAGAGGAATGGGTCCCATGGCTGCCCAACAGACCAGCTAA
- the nucb2a gene encoding nucleobindin-2a produces MSCLKGLLTSCLILASMMSWAKAVPISLDKTKVKLPEETVKEPPQSVDTGLHYDRYLREVIDFLEKDQHFREKLHNTDMEDIKQGKLAKELDFVSHHVRTKLDELKRQEVSRLRTLIKAKQDIEGGNDIAVDHQVLLKQFEYLNHMNPHTFEVEDLDRLIKSATKDLENYDKERHEEFKRYEMMKEHERREHLKTLDEDDRRKEEEHYEEMKKKHADHPKVNHPGSKDQLKEVWEEADGLDPEDFDPKTFFNLHDTNGDGFFDEQELEALFTKELEKIYDPTNEEDDMVEMEEERLRMREHVMNEVDTNKDRLVSLDEFLVATRKKEFLEPDSWETLEQNQAYTDEEMREFEEHLVRQEEDLNQKAADLHKQREDLERQQEQLNAQKIELQQAVEHMERLKTQKVPSPPEMHLEGNAVPESVGHDQPPVPPEHQPLPPGHHDIPPEQQHVPQNQQNLGQEHQNIPHENQPLPPGHNSPPQDSPKMPIDHNNVP; encoded by the exons ATGTCCTGTTTAAAGGGGCTCCTCACCAGCTGCCTTATATTGGCCAGTATGATGTCCTGGGCCAAGGCAGTGCCAATAAGTTTAGATAAAACTAAGGTAAAGCTCCCAGAGGAAACCGTCAAAGAGCCTCCACAGAGTGTG GACACCGGACTTCACTATGACCGGTATCTCAGGGAAGTTATTGATTTCCTTGAAAAGGATCAACATTTTAGAGAAAAGCTCCACAACACAGATATGGAAGATATAAAG CAAGGGAAGCTGGCTAAAGAGCTTGACTTTGTCAGCCACCATGTGAGAACCAAGCTGGATGAACTTAAAAGGCAAGAGGTCAGCCGTCTGAGAACCCTGATCAAAGCCAAGCAGGACATCGAAGGAGGAAATG ATATTGCGGTAGATCACCAGGTGTTACTAAAACAGTTTGAATATCTGAACCACATGAACCCACACACATTTGAGGTTGAGGATCTGGACAGACTCATTAAATCG GCTACAAAAGATCTGGAAAACTACGACAAGGAACGGCATGAAGAATTTAAAAGGTACGAGATGATGAAAGAGCATGAGAGACGAGAACACCTGAAGACACTTGATGAGGATGACAGGAGGAAAGAGGAGGAGCACTATGAGGAGATGAAGAAAAAACATGCTGATCACCCCAAAGTCAACCACCCC GGTAGCAAAGATCAGCTAAAAGAAGTGTGGGAGGAGGCTGATGGCCTTGACCCTGAAGATTTTGACCCAAAAACGTTCTTCAATTTGCATG ACACGAACGGAgatggattctttgatgaacaagAGCTGGAAGCCCTATTCACAAAGGAG CTGGAGAAGATCTATGATCCAACTAATGAAGAGGACGACATGGTTGAAATGGAAGAGGAGAGGCTGCGAATGAGAGAACATGTCATGAACGAG GTTGACACCAATAAAGACAGACTAGTGTCCTTAGACGAGTTCCTGGTTGCTACAAGGAAAAAAGAGTTCCTTGAACCAGACAGCTGGGAA ACTCTAGAACAGAACCAGGCATATACTGATGAAGAGATGCGAGAGTTTGAGGAGCATTTGGTCAGGCAGGAGGAAGACTTAAACCAGAAAGCAGCTGACCTTCATAAGCAGAGAGAGGATCTAGAGAGACAGCAGGAGCAACTCAATGCTCAGAAAATAGAATTGCAGCAG gcTGTGGAGCATATGGAACGGTTGAAAACACAGAAGGTACCGTCTCCACCTGAGATGCATT TGGAGGGAAATGCTGTTCCTGAGTCAGTAGGACATGACCAGCCTCCTGTGCCCCCTGAGCATCAGCCTTTGCCCCCGGGACACCATGATATCCCTCCAGAACAACAACATGTACCCCAGAATCAACAGAATCTAGGACAGGAACACCAAAATATACCCCATGAAAACCAGCCACTGCCTCCAGGACACAACAGCCCACCACAAGATTCTCCAAAGATGCCCATCGACCACAACAATGTGCCATAG
- the caprin1a gene encoding caprin-1a isoform X2, translating into MPSVTTGDNAVHSSSPDLGSAPSEALKQVLGVIDKKVRNMEKKKSKLDDYQTRKNKGERLNQDQLEALSKAPEVAHNLDFARELQKNFLALNVEIQKTVKKATRREQLKREDAERKRLKAVLEVQYLLEQLGEESVRQDLTQSSGDAPLLTESELTGLDEFYKLIGPERDSSVRLAEQFEEASVHLWELLEGRDKAVAGTTYKALKETLDKMLLSGYFDRAPTHQNGVCEEETGAAAAAAESSESEDRPAEPEGSAQEYTETIEVESTEFVNRQFVPETTYCSSEKEQGTEWNTSSPAVSALQQPQQPPAAMSPALVSSEPHALNTVLPPPATDPVVRKQAVQDLMAQMQGTFNFMQDSMLEFEGPPLDPAIVSAQPMKPAQMVCPPESRLPQHNALSVQPEHTQVPMVSAPKESYSSTPPLYQPPHNSEPRPQTDSIDPLQVSMPLSSEQPPTPSSQPQVFQPVSKPLHSGINVNAAPFQSMQAVFNMNAPVPPTSEMDSQKISSQYQSSYGQGYSTQTNLPAEQQEMPQEALQSVGPFHSQDQGIPSAAGPQPAPQQPSGQGTGFGRPGQSFYSNRAMPRAGPRNPRGALNGYRGPSNGFRGGYDGYRAPFPNTPNTGYGQTQFSTPRDYSNNTYQRDGYQQSFKRGATQGPRGCSRGRGGSYRSSRGMGPMAAQQTS; encoded by the exons ATGCCATCAGTGACCACTGGCGACAATGCTGTTCACTCCTCCAGTCCGGATTTGGGCTCTGCACCATCTGAAGCCCTCAAGCAAGTTCTTGGTGTAATTGACAAGAAGGTTCGCAACATGGAAAAGAAAAAG AGCAAGCTGGATGATTACCAGACAAGGAAGAACAAAGGAGAACGCCTCAACCAGGATCAGCTG GAGGCTTTATCTAAAGCGCCGGAGGTGGCTCACAACTTGGACTTTGCCCGTGAGTTGCAGAAGAATTTCCTGGCTTTAAATGTGGAg ATCCAGAAAACGGTGAAAAAGGCGACACGACGGGAGCAGTTGAAGAGGGAGGACGCAGAGCGCAAGAGACTGAAGGCAGTGCTGGAGGTGCAGTATCTGCTGGAGCAGCTGGGGGAGGAGAGCGTGAGGCAGGACCTGACTCAGTCCAGTGGGGACGCCCCCTTGCTAACAGAGTCAGAGCTCACGGGCCTGGACGAGTTCTACAAGCTGATTGGGCCTGAGCGGGACTCTAGCGTAAG GTTGGCCGAGCAGTTTGAGGAAGCATCCGTGCATTTGTGGGAGCTTTTGGAAGGAAGGGATAAAGCTGTGGCTGGAACCACAT ACAAAGCCCTTAAGGAAACCTTGGACAAGATGCTGCTAAGTGGGTACTTTGACCGTGCACCAACACATCAGAATGGCGTGTGTGAAGAGGAGACGGGGGCCGCAGCAGCAGCGGCGGAGTCATCCGAGAGCGAGGACCGCCCCGCTGAGCCAG AGGGTTCTGCTCAAGAATACACAGAAACTATTGAGGTTGAATCAACAGAG TTTGTAAACAGACAGTTCGTTCCAGAAACCACCTACTGCAGCAGTGAAAAAGAACAAGGAACAGAGTGGAACACAAGTTCTCCG GCGGTTAGTGCCCTTCAGCAACCTCAGCAGCCACCTGCAGCCATGAGCCCAGCTCTGGTCAGCTCAGAACCACATGCGCTGAACACCGTCCTCCCTCCCCCTGCAACAGATCCTGTGGTCCGAAAGCAAGCAGTCCAAGATCTCATGGCTCAAATGCAGGGTACCTTCAACTTTATGCAG GACTCCATGCTAGAGTTCGAGGGACCGCCTTTAGATCCTGCAATTGTGTCGGCACAGCCCATGAAACCTGCTCAGATGGTCTGTCCACCAG AATCCAGACTCCCCCAACACAATGCTCTTTCTGTGCAGCCTGAACACACGCAA GTCCCGATGGTCTCGGCTCCAAAAGAATCTTACTCCTCCACACCTCCTCTCTATCAGCCCCCTCATAACTCCGAGCCTCGACCGCAGACCGACTCCATTGACCCCCTGCAG GTCTCCATGCCCCTGTCGTCTGAGCAGCCCCCCACCCCTTCCTCTCAGCCCCAGGTGTTTCAGCCTGTCTCCAAACCCCTTCACAGCGGCATCAACGTTAACGCAGCTCCATTCCAGTCCATGCAAGCG GTGTTCAATATGAATGCTCCAGTTCCCCCAACCAGTGAGATGGACTCTCAGAAGATTTCTAGCCAATATCAGAGCAGTTATGGTCAAGGCTACAGCACACAAACCAACCTTCCAGCTGAACAGCAGGAAATGCCCCAAGAAGCCTTGCAGTCAG TTGGCCCTTTCCATTCTCAAGACCAAGGTATTCCGTCTGCAGCGGGACCCCAACCAGCACCTCAGCAGCCCTCAGGACAGGGTACAGGGTTTGGGCGGCCAGGTCAGTCATTTTACAGCAACAGAGCAATGCCACGAGCTGGACCCAGAAATCCTAGAGGGGCTTTGAACGGCTACCGTGGACCATCAAATGGATTTAGAG GTGGATATGATGGGTATCGTGCTCCATTCCCCAACACTCCTAACACGGGATATGGGCAAACTCAATTCAGCACTCCGCGAGATTACTCCAACAACACTTACCAACGG GATGGATATCAGCAAAGCTTCAAGCGAGGAGCTACCCAGGGACCTCGAGGTTGCTCTCGAG GACGTGGGGGATCATATCGGTCCAGCAGAGGAATGGGTCCCATGGCTGCCCAACAGACCAGCTAA
- the caprin1a gene encoding caprin-1a isoform X1 produces MPSVTTGDNAVHSSSPDLGSAPSEALKQVLGVIDKKVRNMEKKKSKLDDYQTRKNKGERLNQDQLEALSKAPEVAHNLDFARELQKNFLALNVEIQKTVKKATRREQLKREDAERKRLKAVLEVQYLLEQLGEESVRQDLTQSSGDAPLLTESELTGLDEFYKLIGPERDSSVRLAEQFEEASVHLWELLEGRDKAVAGTTYKALKETLDKMLLSGYFDRAPTHQNGVCEEETGAAAAAAESSESEDRPAEPEGSAQEYTETIEVESTEFVNRQFVPETTYCSSEKEQGTEWNTSSPAVSALQQPQQPPAAMSPALVSSEPHALNTVLPPPATDPVVRKQAVQDLMAQMQGTFNFMQDSMLEFEGPPLDPAIVSAQPMKPAQMVCPPESRLPQHNALSVQPEHTQVPMVSAPKESYSSTPPLYQPPHNSEPRPQTDSIDPLQVSMPLSSEQPPTPSSQPQVFQPVSKPLHSGINVNAAPFQSMQAVFNMNAPVPPTSEMDSQKISSQYQSSYGQGYSTQTNLPAEQQEMPQEALQSVVGPFHSQDQGIPSAAGPQPAPQQPSGQGTGFGRPGQSFYSNRAMPRAGPRNPRGALNGYRGPSNGFRGGYDGYRAPFPNTPNTGYGQTQFSTPRDYSNNTYQRDGYQQSFKRGATQGPRGCSRGRGGSYRSSRGMGPMAAQQTS; encoded by the exons ATGCCATCAGTGACCACTGGCGACAATGCTGTTCACTCCTCCAGTCCGGATTTGGGCTCTGCACCATCTGAAGCCCTCAAGCAAGTTCTTGGTGTAATTGACAAGAAGGTTCGCAACATGGAAAAGAAAAAG AGCAAGCTGGATGATTACCAGACAAGGAAGAACAAAGGAGAACGCCTCAACCAGGATCAGCTG GAGGCTTTATCTAAAGCGCCGGAGGTGGCTCACAACTTGGACTTTGCCCGTGAGTTGCAGAAGAATTTCCTGGCTTTAAATGTGGAg ATCCAGAAAACGGTGAAAAAGGCGACACGACGGGAGCAGTTGAAGAGGGAGGACGCAGAGCGCAAGAGACTGAAGGCAGTGCTGGAGGTGCAGTATCTGCTGGAGCAGCTGGGGGAGGAGAGCGTGAGGCAGGACCTGACTCAGTCCAGTGGGGACGCCCCCTTGCTAACAGAGTCAGAGCTCACGGGCCTGGACGAGTTCTACAAGCTGATTGGGCCTGAGCGGGACTCTAGCGTAAG GTTGGCCGAGCAGTTTGAGGAAGCATCCGTGCATTTGTGGGAGCTTTTGGAAGGAAGGGATAAAGCTGTGGCTGGAACCACAT ACAAAGCCCTTAAGGAAACCTTGGACAAGATGCTGCTAAGTGGGTACTTTGACCGTGCACCAACACATCAGAATGGCGTGTGTGAAGAGGAGACGGGGGCCGCAGCAGCAGCGGCGGAGTCATCCGAGAGCGAGGACCGCCCCGCTGAGCCAG AGGGTTCTGCTCAAGAATACACAGAAACTATTGAGGTTGAATCAACAGAG TTTGTAAACAGACAGTTCGTTCCAGAAACCACCTACTGCAGCAGTGAAAAAGAACAAGGAACAGAGTGGAACACAAGTTCTCCG GCGGTTAGTGCCCTTCAGCAACCTCAGCAGCCACCTGCAGCCATGAGCCCAGCTCTGGTCAGCTCAGAACCACATGCGCTGAACACCGTCCTCCCTCCCCCTGCAACAGATCCTGTGGTCCGAAAGCAAGCAGTCCAAGATCTCATGGCTCAAATGCAGGGTACCTTCAACTTTATGCAG GACTCCATGCTAGAGTTCGAGGGACCGCCTTTAGATCCTGCAATTGTGTCGGCACAGCCCATGAAACCTGCTCAGATGGTCTGTCCACCAG AATCCAGACTCCCCCAACACAATGCTCTTTCTGTGCAGCCTGAACACACGCAA GTCCCGATGGTCTCGGCTCCAAAAGAATCTTACTCCTCCACACCTCCTCTCTATCAGCCCCCTCATAACTCCGAGCCTCGACCGCAGACCGACTCCATTGACCCCCTGCAG GTCTCCATGCCCCTGTCGTCTGAGCAGCCCCCCACCCCTTCCTCTCAGCCCCAGGTGTTTCAGCCTGTCTCCAAACCCCTTCACAGCGGCATCAACGTTAACGCAGCTCCATTCCAGTCCATGCAAGCG GTGTTCAATATGAATGCTCCAGTTCCCCCAACCAGTGAGATGGACTCTCAGAAGATTTCTAGCCAATATCAGAGCAGTTATGGTCAAGGCTACAGCACACAAACCAACCTTCCAGCTGAACAGCAGGAAATGCCCCAAGAAGCCTTGCAGTCAG tAGTTGGCCCTTTCCATTCTCAAGACCAAGGTATTCCGTCTGCAGCGGGACCCCAACCAGCACCTCAGCAGCCCTCAGGACAGGGTACAGGGTTTGGGCGGCCAGGTCAGTCATTTTACAGCAACAGAGCAATGCCACGAGCTGGACCCAGAAATCCTAGAGGGGCTTTGAACGGCTACCGTGGACCATCAAATGGATTTAGAG GTGGATATGATGGGTATCGTGCTCCATTCCCCAACACTCCTAACACGGGATATGGGCAAACTCAATTCAGCACTCCGCGAGATTACTCCAACAACACTTACCAACGG GATGGATATCAGCAAAGCTTCAAGCGAGGAGCTACCCAGGGACCTCGAGGTTGCTCTCGAG GACGTGGGGGATCATATCGGTCCAGCAGAGGAATGGGTCCCATGGCTGCCCAACAGACCAGCTAA